Proteins encoded by one window of Paenibacillus sp. DCT19:
- a CDS encoding CPBP family intramembrane glutamic endopeptidase gives MNPLGQPLELKANFKRLGLLAAIGLILFFVFQILPSTSSQTTDITSTPVISKEQATQSARSFAASVADYTLPSNEEEPLVTYQTHSDIYGYMSKTKQLDAYNKQWEATYPYDVYRVRLVDNDRGGYLNVDVHMKTGKVVGFTRELPSSLYASANVEEDQQKPDATIRVAEGNISLEQKERLAAGVLTEFGYEIPKLQLDTQDGEGGLKYTDLDKQIGDSNLELNFTFEGGAVRSFEAVFSVPDSHTQYVKDQTRQANYMTYGGYAFLTFVLGVLAIIYSILTRAHTSFKRGIILSLIYFAASVIGTLNMLPLLKSQGLNSFMLSFLIIFQIGVTLVMSATIYLSLVAGDGMWRKIGLNPWPRAKEPGYGKYVLHSMYTGYLWALILLGVQSILFFILERSIGTWSTTSADQSTYNMSYAWLFPIMAWMAGIGEETVYRLFGIRMMQKIVRNTFIACLIPTIIWALGHTLYPIYPVITRPIELTVIGLLFSFIMLRHGFIAVVFSHVIFNSLLMGLSLVFMGDAFNVSAGIFWIVLPAIVGYVIYKCNPNKKEKPYVTTPHHEVLQ, from the coding sequence ATGAATCCCTTAGGGCAGCCTTTAGAACTCAAAGCGAACTTCAAGCGTTTAGGGTTGCTTGCGGCGATCGGCCTGATTCTGTTTTTCGTTTTTCAGATCCTTCCATCTACGTCATCTCAAACGACAGACATCACGTCCACACCCGTTATAAGCAAGGAGCAAGCAACGCAATCAGCAAGATCCTTTGCGGCTTCCGTGGCCGATTATACCCTTCCTAGCAACGAAGAAGAGCCTCTGGTAACGTACCAGACCCATTCAGACATATACGGGTATATGTCCAAAACGAAGCAACTAGATGCTTACAATAAGCAATGGGAAGCTACCTATCCCTATGATGTATACCGCGTACGTTTGGTCGATAACGATCGAGGCGGTTACTTAAATGTCGACGTACATATGAAGACTGGCAAAGTGGTCGGATTCACCCGAGAGCTTCCTTCTTCCCTCTACGCTTCGGCTAATGTTGAAGAAGATCAACAGAAACCCGATGCGACGATTCGTGTGGCTGAAGGAAATATATCTTTAGAACAGAAAGAACGTCTTGCTGCAGGTGTACTTACCGAATTTGGATATGAAATTCCCAAGCTCCAGTTAGATACACAGGATGGAGAAGGTGGACTGAAATATACGGACTTAGATAAGCAAATCGGGGACTCCAACCTGGAGTTAAACTTTACGTTTGAAGGTGGCGCGGTTCGTTCCTTTGAAGCTGTTTTCTCCGTGCCTGACTCCCATACCCAGTATGTAAAAGATCAGACGCGCCAGGCTAACTACATGACATATGGTGGTTACGCATTTTTGACGTTTGTACTCGGCGTATTGGCGATCATCTACAGTATTCTAACAAGAGCGCACACTTCGTTTAAGCGTGGCATCATCTTATCCTTGATTTATTTTGCAGCTTCCGTTATTGGTACGTTGAATATGCTGCCACTCTTAAAATCTCAAGGATTAAACAGCTTCATGCTCAGCTTCCTCATAATATTTCAGATTGGAGTCACGCTCGTCATGAGTGCCACGATCTACCTATCGCTCGTTGCGGGTGATGGGATGTGGAGAAAAATCGGGCTGAACCCTTGGCCACGTGCCAAAGAGCCGGGATACGGTAAATATGTGCTTCACAGTATGTATACAGGTTATCTCTGGGCACTGATCTTGCTTGGTGTGCAATCCATTCTTTTCTTCATCTTAGAGCGTAGTATTGGAACCTGGTCAACAACATCTGCCGATCAATCCACATACAATATGAGCTATGCATGGCTCTTCCCAATCATGGCTTGGATGGCTGGGATCGGGGAAGAGACCGTCTATCGTTTATTCGGTATCCGCATGATGCAGAAGATCGTACGCAACACCTTTATCGCTTGTCTTATTCCGACCATCATCTGGGCATTAGGACATACCTTATATCCAATCTATCCGGTCATTACACGACCAATCGAATTAACTGTGATTGGACTCCTGTTCAGTTTCATTATGCTACGTCATGGCTTTATCGCGGTTGTTTTCAGCCATGTAATATTCAACAGCCTCTTGATGGGTCTGAGCCTTGTCTTCATGGGTGATGCATTCAACGTTTCCGCAGGAATCTTCTGGATTGTACTTCCTGCAATCGTGGGTTATGTCATCTATAAATGTAATCCAAACAAAAAAGAGAAGCCGTATGTCACGACTCCTCATCACGAAGTGCTGCAATAA
- the uvrC gene encoding excinuclease ABC subunit UvrC: protein MDGFMTDLQEQEKALEHIRHKLALLPDMSGCYLMKNKEGTIIYVGKAKVLKNRVKSYFMGSHNGKTQRLVSEIRDFEYIVTGSNMEALILECNLIKKHMPRYNVLLKDDKTFPYLKITNEKHPRLEVTRRVLKDKAKYFGPYPNSYAAHQTKKLLDRMYPLRKCGVMPKEVCLYFHMGQCLAPCVEEVNKEQYDEISQEIGSFLSGGHEEIKKDLQRKMQEAAEDLYFERAKELRDQVIAIDAIMEKQKITMADARDRDVFGFAIDKGWMCVQILYMRQGKMIERHVSTFPFYGEAYSDFMSYVTQYYSDNPALPQEILLPDMPKELEVADTIQNEAESEAVVSAAVTAETTEEQWQVKTDEPLVAETSVTYETNMEPAQTPSALEESTALTEDPEHNDPDSTSSTRESQPAGLEEPAQAAAALQEWLEIKVHIPQRGLKRQMITMAVDNARVALEEKFRLIERNEERTSKASEGLGRWIGLDQLRRIEAFDNSNIQGTNPVSAMIVFTDGKPDKKEYRKYKVRSVEGPDDYETMREVIRRRYERVLKENLTQPDLIVVDGGKGQISAAVDVLENELGLFIPVCGLVKDAKHKTSQLMIGNPPEVISLPRDSQEFYLLQRIQEEVHRFAISFHREQRGKSMVTSRLDSIPGIGEKRRKLLLKHFGSLRKIKEASVEDFRPLSIGDKLANQIIAALRDEES, encoded by the coding sequence ATGGACGGATTTATGACAGATTTACAAGAGCAAGAAAAAGCATTAGAGCATATACGTCACAAGCTGGCGCTGCTGCCAGATATGTCTGGCTGTTACCTGATGAAGAACAAAGAAGGTACGATTATTTATGTAGGTAAAGCGAAAGTTCTGAAGAACCGAGTTAAGTCTTATTTTATGGGTAGTCATAATGGTAAAACGCAACGCCTCGTATCCGAAATCCGCGATTTCGAATACATCGTGACGGGCAGTAATATGGAAGCACTTATTCTAGAGTGTAATCTAATCAAGAAGCATATGCCTCGTTATAACGTATTGCTCAAGGATGATAAGACCTTTCCTTATCTCAAAATCACGAATGAAAAGCATCCACGGCTCGAAGTAACCCGGCGGGTGCTGAAGGATAAAGCCAAGTATTTTGGACCGTATCCCAATTCGTATGCGGCTCATCAAACGAAAAAACTGCTGGATCGGATGTATCCATTACGTAAATGCGGAGTGATGCCGAAGGAAGTCTGTCTCTATTTTCACATGGGTCAATGTCTTGCACCTTGTGTCGAGGAAGTCAACAAAGAGCAGTACGATGAGATTTCCCAAGAGATTGGTTCCTTCCTGAGTGGTGGGCATGAAGAGATTAAGAAGGATCTACAGCGCAAAATGCAGGAGGCTGCTGAGGATCTGTATTTTGAACGGGCTAAAGAGCTGCGTGATCAGGTTATTGCCATTGATGCAATTATGGAAAAACAGAAGATCACCATGGCGGACGCCAGAGACCGTGATGTATTTGGTTTTGCTATTGATAAAGGCTGGATGTGTGTCCAGATATTATATATGCGTCAGGGTAAAATGATCGAACGTCACGTATCCACATTTCCGTTTTACGGCGAAGCGTACAGTGATTTCATGTCCTACGTGACTCAGTATTACAGCGACAACCCGGCATTGCCGCAAGAGATTTTATTGCCTGACATGCCTAAAGAGCTGGAAGTGGCTGACACTATTCAAAACGAGGCTGAATCAGAAGCAGTAGTTTCTGCAGCAGTAACCGCGGAGACGACGGAAGAGCAGTGGCAGGTGAAGACCGACGAACCCCTTGTGGCCGAAACGTCTGTAACCTATGAAACTAATATGGAGCCAGCACAGACTCCATCAGCTCTAGAGGAATCAACGGCTCTTACGGAGGATCCCGAGCATAACGATCCAGATTCAACTTCATCAACGCGTGAATCGCAACCCGCAGGATTGGAAGAGCCAGCCCAGGCAGCCGCTGCGTTACAAGAATGGCTGGAGATCAAGGTCCATATTCCGCAGCGCGGTTTGAAACGGCAGATGATTACGATGGCTGTGGACAACGCACGCGTGGCGTTAGAAGAGAAATTCAGACTAATTGAGCGTAACGAGGAACGGACATCGAAAGCCTCGGAAGGTCTAGGGCGCTGGATTGGGCTGGATCAATTACGCCGAATTGAAGCGTTTGATAACTCGAACATCCAAGGAACTAATCCCGTTTCGGCTATGATTGTGTTCACAGATGGCAAACCGGATAAGAAAGAGTACCGTAAGTACAAGGTTCGTTCCGTTGAAGGCCCCGATGATTACGAGACGATGAGAGAGGTTATTCGTCGTAGATACGAACGTGTATTGAAAGAGAACCTCACTCAGCCGGATCTGATCGTTGTGGACGGAGGTAAAGGCCAGATCTCTGCGGCAGTGGATGTGCTGGAGAACGAATTAGGTTTGTTCATTCCTGTATGTGGTCTGGTGAAGGATGCCAAACACAAAACATCCCAACTGATGATTGGTAACCCACCGGAGGTTATTTCGCTACCGCGAGATAGCCAAGAGTTTTATTTGCTGCAACGGATTCAGGAGGAGGTTCACCGATTCGCCATTTCGTTCCACCGAGAGCAACGTGGCAAATCAATGGTAACTTCACGTTTGGATTCCATTCCGGGCATTGGAGAGAAAAGACGTAAGCTTTTGCTCAAGCACTTTGGCTCTTTACGCAAAATAAAAGAGGCCAGCGTCGAAGACTTCCGGCCTCTATCTATTGGTGACAAACTGGCAAATCAGATTATTGCAGCACTTCGTGATGAGGAGTCGTGA
- the trxA gene encoding thioredoxin — protein sequence MAIVNVSDQSFNAEVEGEGTVLVDFWAPWCGPCKMLAPILEELSTEVGDAVKIAKVNVDENPESASRFGVMSIPTLIFFKDGQPVDKVVGLNSKDALKGIIEKHQ from the coding sequence ATGGCTATTGTTAACGTATCCGATCAATCCTTTAACGCAGAAGTCGAAGGAGAAGGAACGGTTCTTGTTGATTTCTGGGCGCCTTGGTGCGGTCCTTGTAAAATGCTCGCTCCAATCCTGGAAGAGCTGTCCACTGAAGTTGGCGATGCAGTGAAAATTGCAAAAGTCAATGTGGACGAAAATCCGGAATCTGCTTCTCGCTTTGGCGTAATGAGCATTCCAACATTGATCTTCTTCAAAGACGGTCAACCGGTTGATAAAGTGGTTGGTCTGAACTCTAAAGATGCACTCAAAGGAATTATTGAGAAACACCAATAA
- a CDS encoding YqzM family protein — MDANVRISDPREHVNEEPRNDLFDLIAGVAGMGGLMTVIFFGMVIFKFLTE; from the coding sequence ATGGATGCAAATGTGCGGATCAGTGACCCGCGTGAACATGTCAACGAAGAACCCCGTAACGATCTATTTGATCTGATTGCAGGTGTAGCTGGCATGGGTGGCCTAATGACCGTGATCTTTTTCGGTATGGTTATCTTCAAATTTCTAACCGAATAG